In Salmo salar chromosome ssa24, Ssal_v3.1, whole genome shotgun sequence, the following proteins share a genomic window:
- the LOC106585239 gene encoding uncharacterized protein — MAHQHRTTLTDFVFICVLLVIKLETVQAAPHSGNMDKCQKALDKIVELFNLLDHEAGILLTTYIKTNGFPTDQQAPVVDGVPPTTITGSTHKVKLQNIHNRAMLFYWHIDTVIKYMTDLLEPSDNETQILLRLLRDSMNRLQNLFGRVEKLLQILDSNTTTVSTKVAQDVSRDEYEKKIYGWAVLDRHKDFLAMVLEVAGFKANTVCEG, encoded by the exons ATGGCTCACCAGCACAGAACAACTCTAACAGACTTTG TGTTCATCTGTGTTCTCCTTGTGATCAAGTTGGAGACGGTACAAGCTGCACCCCACTCTGGAAACATGGACAAGTGTCAGAAGGCTTTAGACAAGATCGTAGAGCTTTTCAACCTGTTGGATCACGAAGCTGGCATCCTCCTGACTACTTAC ATCAAAACAAATGGCTTCCCAACCGATCAGCAGGCCCCAGTCGTGGATGGGGTCCCACCGACAACCATCACTGGCTCCACCCATAAGGTGAAGCTACAGAACATCCACAACAGAGCCATGCTCTTCTACTGGCACATAGACACAGTAATCAAATACATGACTGACCTGTTGGAGCCCTCAGATAATGAGACTCAGATACTCCTGCGGCTCCTGAGGGATTCCATGAACCGTCTCCAGAACCTCTTTGGCCGCGTAGAGAAGCTCTTGCAGATCCTGGACTCAAATACCACTACTGTGTCCACCAAGGTGGCCCAAGACGTGTCCCGTGATGAGTATGAGAAGAAGATCTATGGCTGGGCAGTGCTAGACCGGCATAAGGATTTTCTGGCCATGGTGCTGGAAGTTGCTGGCTTTAAGGCTAATACTGTATGTGAGGGTTAG